A window of Zonotrichia leucophrys gambelii isolate GWCS_2022_RI chromosome 6, RI_Zleu_2.0, whole genome shotgun sequence genomic DNA:
GGGTGTAACAGCATGGGGTGGCATGGACTGGCATGGCATGGGCACTGCAGTGTGGTGGGATGTGGTCAGGAATGGCCACAAATGCAAGGAGTGGCATTGTCCTGCATGGCATGGTTTGGTCTAGAAGGGTCACAACAGCATGAGATGGCTTGGTCCAGCATGGGATGGCTTGGTACAACACAGCCCCAGCATTGCCCATCCATGGAATGATCCATTCCCCATGGCCATGGAGTAGCATGGAgtggcatggcacagcatggTGCAGCACAATCCGGCTTggtcctgcctggcacagccatggcagcatGGCTTGGCACGGTCCCGCATGGCATGGTTTGGTCCAGCACAGCATGGTGCTGCATGCCTCTCCATGGCATGGCCAAGCAAGGCCAGGACAGCCCATTCTCCCACACTTCTCCTGGATCCCTGCCTTCCTTGGCCCCGTGCCTGGACTGGGCTGGATCAggggggctctggcagggcctgggggctcagTGAGGGAAGTGGAGGAGCCTAGCCAGGAACAAGGCATCAGTCGGACACACCTTTATTTCCATGTCTCGTGGCCAATCCCCACTCCCCACCCCGCAGTCCCTCGGTGCAGAGGGGTTTGGAGGCCTCAGCCGTCCCACGCAGGGACGCCGGCGCGGCGCGGGGCCAGCGGCCCTGATTCGGACACGGCTGGCGAGGCGCTGGCCCGCGCCTGGCTGAGGATGCGGTTACGGGGGCCAAAGAGCGTCCCGGGGCCATGGCTCTGGGGGGTGTAGGGCCGGCGCTGGCAGTGCCATGAGCAGAGCGGGGCCCTGAACACCTCCTGGAAGGCACGTCGGAAGTTCTCGTTGAAGTAGCCGTAGATGATGGGGTTGGCGCTGCTGTTGAAGAAGGCCAGCCAGTGCGCCAGCGGGTACACGTAGACGGTGAGCAGGCGCAGCTGGGCCTCGCTCAGCCGCCCGTAGTCCGTCAGCAGCATCAGCGTCCAGAGGGGCAGCCAGGAGACGCTGAAGAAGAGGGCGACGATGATGAGCATGTTGATGACCTTGGCCTTCCTCCGGGAGATCCTCCTCCCCTCCGGCTCCTCTCCGCTCTGGGTGGGTGCCACCGACTTGAAGAGCTTGAAGGCGATGCGGGCGTACATGACGACGATGAGGGTGAGGGGAGCCACGTAGATGTGGGAGAAGAGGATGGTGGTATAGATCCTCCTCATGCCCGTCTCGGGCCAGGCCTCCCAGCAGGAGTAGAGAGGGTAGGAGTTGTTGTAGGTGTCCACCATGAAGTGGTGCTCCTCCCTGGTGACGGTCAGGGTGACAGCGGCCGGGCACATGatgagcagggccagcacccaGATGACGGCGATGGTCAGCAGGGCTTTCCTCAGCGTCAGCTTCTGCCGGAAGGGGTGGACGATGCAGCGAAACCTGGGGGGGAGAACAGCTCATGGTGGCTTTGGGCACCTGGTGGGAACatccctggggaaggagggcaCCAGGACCCAGGGGTGGGAATGGAGGGTGAGGTGGATGTGTCTTTACACGTGTCTtttggtggcagagctgggttggTGTGTTCATCCCGGCGTGGGGAAGGACACCTTGCTGGAATGGCCCAGctttgtggtgctgctggagagctATGACAGGCTCCTGACATTCCCAGAACTTTCACACaatgggaatggcactgggcaCCTGGACCTGATGGAGATGGTTtggtccccatgtccccacgtCCACacgtccccatgtccccatgccaACGTACCTCTCCACAGCGATGGCCACCAGCGTGAAAACCGAGGCGGAGACGGACATGCCCTGCACCAGCCCACTCATTTTGCACATGGTGTTGTCAAAGGGCCAACCTGTGAGGGGACACCACGCAGGCTGTGGTTGCCTCTGGCCCACCCAGCTCCCTTCAGGTGTCCCCCCCCACTGGGTTGCTGCTGGGGGATGCTAagtcctgctcccagctggtgTGGAGATAGCCTTTAGCAGCATGGATCCTTGAAGAGTAACCCCAAAATTGGTAAAAAAGATACACTTGACACTTAGAGACTCAAGGAACATGGTGGCTGTCATTTTTCCTACCGACTTTGGGACCCTCAATCAGAAGGACTTTCATCTTGTTTCTTGACCCCAATAccaataaatacataaatcacACCCCAAAATCAATAAATACAAACCCTGCCCTatggcctggctgctgctgctgcagctgaacccTTCCAACTCCCTTATCTTTGGAAAGGTaaacaggcagagctgagccagcaCAGGAGAAAGTGAATGCAGAAAggagtttttttaatgttgcttCAAACAAATATGCAAATGCAGCATTAGGGCCAAACTTATTTTACCACAAATGGCCTGAAcctcaaataaaaattaaaaaaaaagtcttttcccttcctctgccctgctcacctgTGATGAGGTTGTCCACCAGGGTGGTGGGCATGCAGAAGATGCCCACCAGCAGGTCGCTGATGGCCAGGTTGAGGAGAAACATGTTGGTGACCGTGCGCATCTGGCGGTTCTTCACCACCACGAAGCACACCAGGACGTTGCCGACCACGCACATGAGGAAGATGAAGGTGTAGGCCAGGATGAACATGAGGGCCACGGGGGAGGAATGCTGGTAGTACGCCAGGAAGGTGTAGTTCTCCCTCAGGAGGTGGCTGGCGCTGGAGTTGGGCCACCACCAGGTGCCATTGGAAGggcctggggaagggaaggcaggaaaatgAAGCTGGGAGAGAATAAAGCAATAATTCCCTTAATTTCTTAATGCCTCCAGAGGgggattttcatatttattccAGTGCCCAGACTGGCTGGGACATGTCCTGCTGGACTCTTCTTTGTGCCCCAACAAGTCTCCTCCTCCTTGGGTTactcagctccaggctctgcagcacctctgctgaattattattttacGTCATTATTGTTTGATACCATCAATTTCATTATTGTTTGATAAAATCAATATCATTATTATTAGATACAAttattgtttgatattgttatTACTGGATATCATTATTATTTGCATCATTCTTTTAGAATTAGAACGGCCCAGAAGACATCCTGATCTCGTCGGCCTTTTTTTTACTTAGGGGATGATGCAAGGAAGGCAAATCCACATCCTGACACTCCAGTGCTCTGGCCTTATGGGAGCAGCATCCGCGTGGTCCCAGCCAcggctgccctgggagcatccctgctTCTCCTTGTGCTTCCAAGGTTTACAATTCCATATTCCACAAAATCTTATTCTGCCCGGCGAAGCTGCAAAAACCcggggagaggagctggggcagaggacCCCCTCCCCTCCCATCTAGAGCGATAATTGTCATTCTGGTCATTATCTGGTGGAGGCGGGGGTGGTATTTTGTCACTGGGGACTGAGCGGGGAGCGGGGCTCGGCAGCTCCCACCCTCGGGCTTCCCCAGCCGCTCGGGGATGCGGGAGGATGCGGGgcgtgggcaggagctgcctgcagcgCTGACGGGACCGGCTCCGGGAGGATCcgggctgcagtgctgagcccaGGAAAGGCACATCTGGGCTTTAAGCTCAGCCTGAGCGCCTGCAGGTCAGCTCTGAGCGGCTGGAGCATCCCCCATCGCTGTGCCCATGACGGTGGTCAGCTCTCCAGCCTAGATGCTTTTCCAGCCCCCGGGACCAGCGGCTTCCTCAGGGTTCGGGCAGGCAGGAGGGCCCGATCCAGCCCCTGATACCCCAGTCCTGGGCGCAGTATTTAGGCAACGCTTTTCCATTGGGCATTCAGAAAGCCGCTGGGGGGATTTACAGCCGACACGGGAGAAGGAGTCTCTTGGAGAGGCAAGGGAGTAGCGGGATGGAGGGGGCAAGATTCTCCAGATAATCAGTATCAGATCTGTGAAACAGCTTTTTAAGCAGTAGCAATAGCAAAGACTGCAATGAGATTGCCCAAAACCTGTGATATTAAGCCTGAAACTTTGCTAGACTTTATCCTTTGGGGCTGCAGTGCAGCATGAGCAGGAGGTTGGTGTCCTGTGGATTTGGATGTGGTTTTAAAGCAAGGTGGAagatggggaaaggaaaataaggagctgctgagcagccgGGTGAGTGCTGGATGGATGAGTGAGTGGATAGATGGATGAATGGGTGGAGGATGAATGGGGGGATGAAtgggtgggtggatggatggatgcaggcGTCCTCAGGACTCACTGACACATCGGACGtggtgacagggatggggggacTGCACGGGGGGAATGGACCATCCgcattccctgcccagctgtgggaaaGCACCGCGGGGAAAGGCTGGTCTGATGGAAcaggggtgggatgaggggCGGATCGCTTTTTGGGGGATAAAATCAATCAGGTCTCGGCACTCACctccgccgggccgggccggctcCGGGGGCTGCATCGCTGCCGTGCAGGGGATGCGCTGCCAGGGGAGGGGGCACGGCTCGCCCTCTCCGTGCCTCGCTCCGTGCCTCCCGCCAGCTCCGGAGCCCCGGTGCCGCTTGGCGCCGCTTGCGGCTGCTCGGCGGCTGCAGCGGaggcggggagggggcgcggggggaAACACCTCCCTCCCATCGCCATGGATACCGGGGGACCCGCACGCTGCCCCCCGGGAGAGAGGCGCGGGGGCGGGCAGCCCACGCCGGGCACGGAGAcggagggaaggagcaggttCACTCCCATGGCAGGTCCCGGTCTGTGTCCCCCGCGGCCGCCGAGGTCCCCGCAGTGATCTGGCAGCTGATGGACGGTGTCCCCCAGCAGCGCTCCTGGCCATCGCGGGAGGAAAATGAGCCTCAAGACGAGTGGGGGGATCCCCCATGCATCAATCCACCAGAGGGAGAAGCAGCGCGATGTTCAGGGATGCTGGTCCTGGCTTCAGGCTGCTCCGCTCaacccagctcctccagcatgCCCAACGTCTCTTACCATAATCTTGTACCAAAGTTTGGCAAATCTAAAAGTCAAATATTTACAGGATTTACCattcctggctgtccccagcccgcACACAGCATTGGGAAGTGTTTGTCCCTTAAATACCCAAAGGAACAAACAAGGGAGATGTTTAAACAAGGTGTTTGGAGATAACACCTGGGGTTTCTCCCAGGaagtttttgagtttttttgcagGCAGCCAGCTGCTAAGGGACATGGGTGTGCTTGGCAGAGTCCTGCCTGCCTCCAAGAAGCCGCCCTCTCCAGGACATTTCTTCCTGGGAAGGGATCAGCATAACTTGAGGACCCACAGCTCCAGAGAGGTGGGCACACACCTCTGGGGACAGCCACTGGCTTTGGGTCACTTTGGCTTCCACGGTGACACAACATGAGGGAAGAAAAGTTCCTTGGAAAACAaggatttttccagggaagtacagcttgggtctgggagaatccagcctggaggctgcagagagTAGCTGTGCAAAGGGGTTTCTCCAAGGACAAGGCTGGGAATTGGAATTTAATCAGACACAAACCCCCCGAGGTAACAGGAAAGCATTTAATCAGGCACTTGGCACACCACCACCGTGTCAGCAATTCCAGGGAGAacccttccagctgcagggatgtcCTCCACCATCCCGATGCTCTCGGGTGGGAGGGTGCACATCCAGATCCCCCCACTCCACCCCAACCTCCCACCCCATGTGTTGCAGCTCCTCTGTACCCCCAAAACGCATAAGCAGAAGGTTGCCTGGCTCGGGATTTGGCAGAACCATCCCTCCATGGGAGAGCCCCGCTGCTTGCTTTGAATTTGGGAAAAACGAGGCACTGGCTCGGGTTTGGGACCCGCTTTGGGGCAGAAACGGGGGCGCAGCAGGGACTGAGCCAAACCAAACCCC
This region includes:
- the NPFFR1 gene encoding neuropeptide FF receptor 1, with amino-acid sequence MGDPPTRLEAHFPPAMARSAAGGHRPSAARSLRGPRRPRGTQTGTCHGSEPAPSLRLRARRGLPAPAPLSRGAACGSPGIHGDGREVFPPAPPPRLRCSRRAAASGAKRHRGSGAGGRHGARHGEGEPCPLPWQRIPCTAAMQPPEPARPGGGPSNGTWWWPNSSASHLLRENYTFLAYYQHSSPVALMFILAYTFIFLMCVVGNVLVCFVVVKNRQMRTVTNMFLLNLAISDLLVGIFCMPTTLVDNLITGWPFDNTMCKMSGLVQGMSVSASVFTLVAIAVERFRCIVHPFRQKLTLRKALLTIAVIWVLALLIMCPAAVTLTVTREEHHFMVDTYNNSYPLYSCWEAWPETGMRRIYTTILFSHIYVAPLTLIVVMYARIAFKLFKSVAPTQSGEEPEGRRISRRKAKVINMLIIVALFFSVSWLPLWTLMLLTDYGRLSEAQLRLLTVYVYPLAHWLAFFNSSANPIIYGYFNENFRRAFQEVFRAPLCSWHCQRRPYTPQSHGPGTLFGPRNRILSQARASASPAVSESGPLAPRRAGVPAWDG